A section of the Jaculus jaculus isolate mJacJac1 chromosome 6, mJacJac1.mat.Y.cur, whole genome shotgun sequence genome encodes:
- the Btg1 gene encoding protein BTG1, which produces MHPFYTRAATMIGEIAAAVSFISKFLRTKGLTSERQLQTFSQSLQELLAEHYKHHWFPEKPCKGSGYRCIRINHKMDPLIGQAAQRIGLSSQELFRLLPSELTLWVDPYEVSYRIGEDGSICVLYEASPAGGSTQNNSNVQMVDSRISCKEELLLGRTSPSKNYNMMTVSG; this is translated from the exons ATGCATCCCTTCTACACTCGGGCTGCCACCATGATAGGCGAGATCGCCGCCGCCgtgtccttcatctccaagtTCCTCCGCACCAAGGGGCTCACGAGCGAGCGACAGCTGCAGACCTTCAGCCAGAGCCTGCAGGAGCTGCTGGCAG AACATTACAAACATCACTGGTTCCCAGAAAAGCCGTGCAAGGGATCAGGTTACCGTTGTATTCGCATCAACCATAAAATGGATCCACTGATTGGACAGGCAGCCCAGCGGATTGGACTGAGCAGTCAAGAGTTGTTCAGGCTTCTCCCAAGTGAACTCACACTCTGGGTGGACCCCTACGAAGTGTCCTACAGAATTGGAGAGGACGGCTCCATCTGCGTGCTGTACGAAGCCTCACCAGCAGGAGGTAGCACTCAGAACAACTCCAACGTGCAAATGGTAGACAGCCGAATCAGCTGTAAGGAGGAACTTCTCTTGGGCAGAACAAGCCCTTCCAAGAACTACAATATGATGACTGTATCGGGTTAA